From Pseudanabaena sp. PCC 6802, one genomic window encodes:
- a CDS encoding DUF1636 family protein: MSNRIALNQISNQHALFVCTTCASIWQDGKRVGTSGGQVMLEQLTQLHRDWELREEFPIRAVECMSACSHPCAVALTGDGKHTYLFGDLSLDPETFEATTAAILECAGKYYRADDGILPWSERPAPLKKGILARIPPLRKVAANLR; encoded by the coding sequence ATGTCAAATCGAATTGCGTTAAATCAAATTTCAAATCAACATGCTTTGTTTGTATGTACGACCTGCGCTAGTATCTGGCAAGATGGTAAGCGCGTTGGTACTAGTGGCGGACAGGTAATGCTGGAGCAGTTAACCCAACTGCATCGAGATTGGGAGCTACGGGAAGAATTTCCCATCCGCGCTGTAGAATGCATGAGTGCCTGCAGTCATCCCTGCGCTGTGGCATTGACTGGGGATGGTAAGCATACCTATTTATTTGGGGATCTGTCGCTCGATCCCGAAACTTTTGAGGCCACGACTGCGGCAATTTTGGAATGTGCTGGTAAGTACTATCGTGCCGATGATGGGATCTTGCCTTGGTCAGAGCGTCCCGCGCCACTGAAGAAAGGAATACTGGCTCGTATTCCACCTCTGCGAAAAGTTGCGGCCAATCTGCGCTAG
- a CDS encoding GH36-type glycosyl hydrolase domain-containing protein, with translation MKLANTYGYYSDDDREYIITNPRTPRPWFNYMWNGHYTSLISHTGGGFSFLDSPRDNRISRMRYNCLPWDRPGRYVMVKDTKTSQYWSLSWAPTIDLNYDKYECHHGQGYTRIVTEINGIRGEITYFVPADVDAEIWRVELTNLTGADRNLEVYSFTELLMGNALNDLINQPNDKHFTDIHFDADLRSLVATRRYWVLNKKVSVAQPNIDWQYRIYFTQTLPISGFDSSLDVFIGRWRSEANPEAVEKSRMQNTEITAGDPIAALQSRVVLPASGKVNFAVICAIAPKENSQSPIETADLSNLEVIDRAFAELKAKWDKHLDVVHVDTPDPKFNAMLNVWNQYQAAATFDMARNAGYYHGGLLFGTGLRDQFQDILGVVMVDRDRVRSRLLNALRFQFQDGSTLHNFFKLTNTGERTNHSDTPLWIPFGLVEYLNETGDFSILDEVVAYHDEGEGSVYEHMVRALLYAIANLGEHGMPKIRNGDWNDTLDHVGPQGKGETVWGAFFLGYVLRKTFPVLELRSDRDRLEKFQQIYESLGKATNEHCWDGEWYLRAFRDNGKPIGISAHKQGKIFLNAQSWSVISGLAPKQRADKALASCRKYLTTPYGMQIVYPSYTEIEDNVGLISRCVPGKKENGAVFNHASSWFVLASLINGDVDLGFDIYQRMMPINSARDIDRYEVEPYVYAEYVTSPDHPTQGQASHSWLTGTAVWMLRIGIDYIIGFNPTLDGMTIDPHIPSHWQGFTAYRKFRGKTLKLQVANPNGKNSGVSSMTVNGQQVAGNFLRTSDYSEIELAIAVSL, from the coding sequence ATGAAACTAGCTAATACCTACGGTTATTACTCCGACGACGATCGCGAATATATCATTACCAATCCCCGCACGCCGCGACCCTGGTTTAACTACATGTGGAACGGTCATTACACTAGCTTGATTTCCCATACGGGTGGTGGTTTCAGCTTTCTTGACTCGCCTCGCGATAATCGCATCTCGCGCATGCGCTACAACTGCCTGCCGTGGGATCGCCCCGGTCGCTATGTCATGGTGAAGGATACAAAGACAAGCCAGTATTGGTCTTTGAGTTGGGCACCGACGATAGATTTAAATTACGATAAATACGAATGCCATCACGGTCAAGGTTATACCAGGATCGTCACAGAAATTAATGGCATTCGCGGTGAGATTACCTACTTTGTGCCCGCAGATGTGGATGCTGAAATTTGGCGGGTCGAATTAACTAACTTAACTGGTGCAGATCGCAATCTGGAGGTGTACTCGTTTACCGAATTGCTCATGGGCAACGCACTCAACGATCTGATCAATCAACCCAACGACAAGCACTTTACCGATATCCATTTCGATGCCGATCTGCGATCGCTGGTTGCCACCCGTCGCTACTGGGTGTTGAACAAAAAAGTGTCGGTGGCACAACCGAATATCGATTGGCAATATCGCATCTACTTCACGCAAACGCTGCCCATCTCCGGCTTTGATAGCAGCCTGGATGTCTTTATCGGGCGCTGGCGATCGGAAGCCAACCCCGAGGCCGTAGAGAAGAGCCGGATGCAGAATACCGAAATTACCGCAGGCGACCCGATCGCCGCCTTGCAGTCTCGCGTAGTCCTACCCGCCTCTGGTAAAGTAAATTTTGCCGTAATTTGCGCGATCGCTCCCAAAGAGAATTCTCAATCCCCTATCGAGACAGCAGATTTGAGCAATCTCGAAGTCATAGATCGCGCCTTTGCCGAGCTTAAGGCGAAATGGGATAAGCATTTGGATGTAGTGCATGTCGATACGCCCGATCCGAAATTCAACGCGATGTTAAACGTGTGGAATCAGTATCAGGCTGCTGCCACGTTTGATATGGCGAGAAATGCTGGTTACTATCACGGCGGACTATTATTCGGTACGGGCTTGCGCGACCAGTTCCAAGATATCCTCGGTGTCGTGATGGTGGATCGCGATCGCGTCCGAAGTCGCCTCTTAAATGCGCTGCGATTTCAATTCCAAGATGGCTCGACTTTGCATAACTTTTTTAAATTAACCAATACAGGCGAACGCACCAATCACTCCGATACACCGCTATGGATTCCCTTTGGTTTAGTAGAATATCTGAATGAAACCGGGGATTTCTCTATTCTGGATGAAGTAGTAGCCTATCACGACGAAGGCGAAGGTAGCGTCTACGAGCATATGGTGAGGGCTTTGCTCTACGCGATCGCGAATCTAGGCGAGCATGGAATGCCTAAAATTCGCAATGGTGACTGGAACGATACGCTCGACCACGTGGGGCCGCAGGGTAAGGGCGAGACAGTCTGGGGCGCGTTTTTCCTGGGCTACGTTCTGCGCAAGACATTTCCAGTATTAGAGCTAAGGAGCGATCGCGATCGTTTGGAAAAGTTTCAGCAGATCTATGAGAGTTTAGGTAAAGCCACAAACGAGCATTGTTGGGATGGCGAGTGGTATTTGCGGGCATTTCGCGATAACGGCAAACCGATTGGCATCTCTGCCCACAAGCAAGGCAAAATTTTTCTCAATGCCCAATCATGGTCGGTAATTTCTGGTCTGGCACCGAAGCAGAGAGCCGATAAAGCTCTAGCTTCCTGTCGCAAATACCTGACTACTCCCTATGGAATGCAGATTGTTTATCCTTCCTATACTGAGATTGAGGATAATGTGGGATTGATTAGTCGTTGCGTCCCAGGCAAAAAGGAAAACGGGGCTGTTTTCAACCATGCTTCGTCCTGGTTTGTGCTGGCGAGTTTAATTAATGGCGATGTCGATCTTGGCTTTGATATCTACCAGCGCATGATGCCGATTAATTCTGCTCGGGATATCGATCGCTATGAAGTAGAACCCTACGTCTATGCAGAATACGTCACCAGTCCCGACCATCCCACCCAGGGACAAGCCAGCCATTCCTGGCTAACTGGTACGGCGGTATGGATGCTGCGCATTGGTATCGACTACATTATTGGTTTCAATCCTACTTTAGATGGCATGACTATCGATCCGCATATTCCTTCCCATTGGCAAGGGTTTACCGCATATCGGAAATTCCGAGGCAAGACATTAAAATTGCAGGTTGCGAATCCCAATGGCAAAAATTCAGGCGTGTCATCCATGACTGTGAACGGGCAACAGGTCGCGGGCAATTTCTTGAGAACGAGCGATTATAGTGAGATAGAGTTGGCGATCGCGGTTAGCCTATAG
- a CDS encoding Rieske (2Fe-2S) protein, translating into MTKTKVATTADVSTDKVLKASANGKSVIVAKVGDKYCAIANKCPHLGLPLAKGKFENGVITCPFHGSKFEVCTGKNVEWVESIVGIPLPGVAKKMMAMGKSPSDVASFAVTQEGEDLFIDV; encoded by the coding sequence ATGACTAAAACCAAAGTTGCCACCACTGCTGATGTCAGCACTGACAAGGTTCTAAAAGCTAGTGCCAACGGTAAATCTGTCATTGTGGCTAAAGTTGGCGACAAGTATTGCGCGATCGCGAACAAATGCCCTCACCTTGGACTTCCATTAGCCAAAGGTAAATTTGAAAACGGCGTAATTACTTGCCCTTTCCACGGCTCCAAGTTTGAAGTCTGTACTGGCAAAAATGTGGAGTGGGTAGAATCCATAGTCGGCATTCCCCTGCCTGGGGTCGCCAAGAAAATGATGGCTATGGGCAAATCCCCTAGCGATGTGGCTAGTTTCGCTGTTACCCAGGAAGGCGAAGACCTGTTTATAGATGTGTAA
- a CDS encoding 2-phosphosulfolactate phosphatase family protein: MKLFVYHTPELAPDNEIPECAIAVDILRATTTITTALAAGAEAVQVFADLDELMQTSNLHPAHLRLRAAERGGGTVEGFDLGNSPFDYTAEVVKDKRIFMSTTNGTRSLQRVKAAPTVLAAAMINLGSVLNYLKQAQPETVWIVGSGWEGSFSLEDTACAGAIASGLDGSCEWGNDEAIAALSLYRQWSDRLEELFLAASHGQRLLRLNCSADIAYCAKIDLVKILPKQASPGVLVA; encoded by the coding sequence ATGAAGCTATTTGTCTACCACACCCCCGAACTAGCGCCAGACAACGAAATACCAGAGTGCGCGATCGCAGTCGATATTTTACGTGCTACTACTACGATTACTACCGCTTTAGCTGCTGGGGCAGAAGCGGTGCAGGTTTTTGCCGATCTAGACGAACTAATGCAAACTAGTAATTTGCATCCTGCCCATTTAAGGCTGAGAGCAGCGGAACGTGGGGGCGGTACAGTGGAAGGATTTGACTTAGGTAACTCGCCATTTGACTATACGGCAGAGGTGGTAAAAGATAAGCGAATTTTTATGAGTACGACCAATGGTACTCGCTCGCTCCAACGCGTTAAAGCTGCGCCAACGGTCTTGGCCGCTGCCATGATTAATCTTGGTTCCGTATTGAATTATCTCAAACAGGCGCAACCCGAAACGGTTTGGATTGTTGGCTCAGGTTGGGAGGGCAGTTTTTCTTTAGAGGATACGGCTTGTGCGGGGGCGATCGCTAGCGGTTTGGATGGCTCGTGCGAATGGGGAAATGATGAGGCGATCGCGGCATTATCTTTATATCGCCAATGGAGCGATCGCTTAGAGGAGTTATTCCTTGCTGCTAGCCACGGCCAGCGCCTATTACGCCTCAACTGTAGTGCTGATATTGCCTACTGTGCCAAAATCGATCTGGTCAAAATTTTACCCAAGCAAGCATCCCCTGGCGTTTTAGTAGCATAA
- a CDS encoding calcium-binding protein, which yields MLIASTNGGNTLFGGQGDDTLYGSVSNSNTLNGDLGNDVVIAGNGGDRTIGDSDLGRAGNDTLIGGRGSDNMFGGDGSGLGAGNDQFQFFSAVPQDLVAFTGAEQVVRSRGGFGGSDTIFDFATGDTISISQLDRNATVSVTTNSAGAAVIAIAGTASDGTPANQTITVVGVTKDALLAPGAQLFAVNGQFITTNDTVNTGDGATSTFTVGQGAPGANIKGANLIGSPTADTFTDDPIAATTANGIQLLTTVNDDTVTGNAGDDYAFGAADNDILNGNASATATGAPTTPNGAPGLGDTLIGGQGFDTLTGGSGTDNFVLDVFQPGVIDTIADFKPVTEFDRILISAAGFGGSLIAGQKAIDPAPASFFLSTGAGGVEGQNSPAPIGTSSFYYDNAGGGLYYDQDGGGTGTRFTQVAQVAPQFGNALITTHIVIVA from the coding sequence TTGTTGATTGCTTCTACCAATGGCGGCAACACTCTGTTTGGGGGGCAAGGCGATGACACGCTCTACGGTAGCGTCTCCAACTCCAACACCTTGAACGGCGACCTCGGTAACGACGTAGTGATTGCTGGCAATGGTGGCGATCGCACGATCGGCGACTCCGATCTCGGTCGCGCTGGTAACGATACCCTGATTGGGGGGCGAGGCAGCGACAACATGTTTGGTGGAGACGGCAGTGGTTTAGGTGCGGGTAACGATCAGTTCCAATTCTTCAGTGCGGTACCTCAAGACCTGGTAGCCTTCACGGGTGCCGAGCAAGTCGTCAGAAGCAGAGGTGGTTTCGGTGGTTCCGATACAATCTTCGACTTCGCCACGGGCGACACGATTTCGATTTCCCAATTAGACAGAAATGCTACGGTCAGCGTTACGACCAACTCGGCTGGCGCAGCGGTAATCGCGATTGCAGGCACGGCAAGCGACGGCACCCCTGCCAACCAAACTATTACAGTTGTGGGCGTGACGAAGGACGCACTGTTAGCTCCTGGCGCGCAGTTGTTTGCAGTCAACGGTCAGTTCATCACCACCAACGACACCGTTAACACTGGTGATGGTGCGACATCCACCTTCACCGTCGGTCAAGGCGCACCTGGTGCGAACATCAAGGGCGCAAACCTCATTGGTAGTCCTACCGCCGATACCTTCACCGACGATCCGATTGCAGCTACCACAGCTAATGGTATCCAATTGCTGACCACGGTCAACGACGATACCGTCACTGGTAACGCTGGCGATGACTACGCATTTGGTGCTGCTGATAACGACATCCTCAATGGTAACGCTAGTGCCACCGCTACTGGTGCTCCCACCACTCCTAACGGTGCGCCTGGGCTGGGCGATACGCTCATTGGCGGTCAAGGTTTTGATACCCTAACTGGTGGTTCTGGTACCGACAACTTCGTACTCGATGTCTTCCAGCCCGGGGTTATCGATACGATCGCTGACTTCAAGCCCGTAACGGAATTTGACCGCATCCTGATCAGCGCGGCTGGTTTTGGTGGTTCGCTCATTGCCGGTCAAAAAGCTATTGATCCTGCTCCAGCTAGCTTCTTCCTTAGCACTGGAGCAGGTGGCGTGGAAGGACAAAATTCTCCTGCTCCAATTGGCACTTCTAGTTTCTACTACGACAACGCTGGTGGTGGTCTCTACTACGACCAGGATGGTGGTGGTACTGGCACTAGGTTCACTCAGGTCGCTCAGGTCGCGCCACAGTTTGGTAATGCGTTGATTACTACTCACATAGTAATCGTTGCCTAG
- a CDS encoding ammonium transporter codes for MPKKILKIIFATFGLIFSLPLAPALAQADPKKLEEMITAASTAASAAQTSADNGYMLLCSALVLLMTPGLAFFYGGFVAKRNILNTLMMSFLLMGIVGVSWVLWGYSLAFAPGTSFIGGLQWLFLNGVGIDVSAYLPKLTPDDAVTSYAATIPHQTFMIYQAMFAIITPALISGAIVERISFKAYTLFMLLWSTLIYCPLAHMVWAKGGMLGLYGGIGALDFAGGTVVHISSGVSALVAAIVIGARRTYPDRLTAPHNVPFILLGAGLLWFGWFGFNAGSALGAGSLATVAFVATNSATAAAMLTWLILEQVLKGKPTAVGAATGAVAGLVGVTPAAGFVNPIGAILIGSITATCCFFAISFKSKLGIDDALDTYPVHGVGGTVGAILTGVFAVKAVNSAGADGLIAGKPGQVVTQIIAVVVAYLIAGIGTFIILQIVKALVGLRVKPEVEFQGMDINEHGEEGYGEEFGGGVSQMGGKASPIDG; via the coding sequence ATGCCTAAGAAAATATTAAAAATTATCTTCGCAACTTTTGGGCTGATATTCAGCTTGCCGCTCGCTCCAGCACTCGCGCAAGCCGATCCCAAAAAGTTAGAAGAGATGATTACTGCTGCTAGTACTGCTGCTAGCGCAGCGCAGACTTCGGCGGATAACGGTTATATGTTACTGTGTTCTGCTCTAGTTTTACTAATGACTCCGGGATTAGCTTTTTTCTACGGTGGATTTGTTGCTAAGCGCAATATCCTGAACACCTTGATGATGAGCTTCTTGCTCATGGGAATTGTGGGCGTAAGCTGGGTATTATGGGGCTACAGCCTTGCCTTTGCACCAGGGACATCCTTCATCGGAGGGCTGCAATGGTTATTTCTCAATGGCGTTGGTATTGATGTCAGTGCTTATCTTCCCAAACTCACCCCCGATGATGCCGTCACTTCCTATGCTGCTACCATTCCACACCAAACCTTCATGATCTATCAGGCGATGTTTGCCATCATCACGCCTGCTTTGATCTCAGGAGCGATCGTCGAGCGGATTAGCTTCAAAGCTTACACGTTATTCATGCTGTTGTGGTCAACCCTCATCTACTGTCCCCTAGCACACATGGTATGGGCAAAAGGAGGCATGCTCGGTTTGTACGGTGGCATAGGTGCTTTAGATTTTGCCGGCGGTACGGTCGTGCATATTAGCTCCGGAGTTTCCGCACTGGTTGCAGCGATCGTAATTGGCGCTCGAAGAACCTATCCAGATCGGCTCACTGCTCCTCATAACGTCCCTTTTATTCTGTTGGGAGCCGGGTTGCTCTGGTTTGGTTGGTTTGGCTTCAATGCCGGTAGTGCTTTGGGGGCTGGCTCCTTAGCAACAGTTGCGTTCGTCGCTACCAATTCAGCTACAGCAGCAGCAATGTTAACCTGGTTGATTCTAGAACAGGTGCTAAAGGGCAAACCAACGGCTGTTGGCGCTGCCACTGGAGCTGTCGCGGGTTTAGTTGGAGTTACTCCTGCCGCAGGTTTTGTTAACCCCATCGGTGCAATTCTAATTGGCAGTATTACTGCTACATGTTGCTTCTTTGCAATTAGCTTCAAATCTAAGTTAGGAATTGATGATGCCTTAGATACCTATCCCGTTCACGGTGTGGGTGGAACAGTGGGCGCAATTCTAACCGGAGTTTTCGCCGTGAAAGCTGTTAACTCGGCGGGCGCAGATGGCCTAATTGCTGGCAAACCCGGACAAGTTGTCACGCAAATTATTGCCGTTGTCGTCGCTTATTTAATTGCTGGGATCGGTACTTTTATCATCCTACAGATTGTTAAGGCTCTAGTCGGCCTGCGCGTCAAACCAGAAGTTGAATTCCAAGGTATGGATATCAACGAACATGGTGAAGAAGGCTATGGCGAAGAGTTTGGCGGTGGAGTCAGTCAAATGGGAGGAAAAGCTAGTCCGATCGATGGATAG
- the cobW gene encoding cobalamin biosynthesis protein CobW, with translation MHKIPVTVITGFLGAGKTTLVRYLLQNNQGRRIAVVVNEFGEIGIDGELLRSCQVCDDDDSANDIASNIVELNNGCLCCTVQEEFLPTMQELLKRRDRLDCILIETSGLALPKPLIQAFRWPTVRTGATVDGVLTVVDCEAVANGQFATDLDAINAQRLEDPNLEHETPIEELFEDQLACADLVLLAKVDRVDGTTQEKVQKWLRQELPETVKIIPCKQGEVNPSLLLGFNAAVEDNLESRPSHHDYEEEHEHDDGINSIHLDLDREFEPSALVKQLEQLVARQEIYRIKGFVAVPKKSMRLVLQAVGSRFDYFYDRPWQPSESRQTRLVFIGQELDGVAIERSVATVAL, from the coding sequence ATGCATAAAATTCCCGTAACTGTAATTACTGGCTTTCTTGGAGCTGGAAAAACTACTTTGGTGCGATATCTCTTGCAAAACAATCAGGGTAGACGCATTGCTGTAGTAGTGAATGAGTTCGGTGAGATTGGTATCGACGGCGAACTGCTACGTTCTTGTCAAGTTTGCGATGACGATGACTCTGCGAACGATATCGCTAGTAATATTGTGGAATTAAATAATGGCTGTCTGTGCTGTACGGTGCAGGAAGAGTTTCTACCCACCATGCAAGAGTTGTTAAAGCGACGCGATCGCCTGGACTGCATCCTGATCGAAACTTCGGGTCTAGCCCTACCAAAGCCGCTAATTCAAGCATTTCGCTGGCCAACGGTACGTACGGGCGCTACAGTTGATGGTGTGTTGACCGTGGTAGATTGCGAAGCAGTAGCGAACGGACAATTTGCGACAGATTTGGATGCCATTAACGCTCAGCGCCTGGAAGATCCCAATTTAGAACACGAAACTCCCATTGAGGAATTATTTGAAGATCAGTTAGCTTGTGCCGATCTAGTTCTGCTCGCAAAAGTAGATCGGGTGGATGGCACTACGCAGGAGAAAGTGCAGAAATGGTTGAGGCAAGAACTCCCAGAAACTGTGAAAATTATTCCCTGCAAACAAGGAGAAGTTAATCCCAGTCTTCTTTTAGGATTTAATGCCGCCGTTGAGGATAACTTAGAGAGCCGTCCCAGCCATCATGACTATGAAGAGGAGCACGAACACGATGATGGTATTAACTCAATTCATCTCGATCTAGATCGGGAATTTGAACCTTCAGCCCTGGTCAAACAGTTGGAGCAGCTAGTCGCTCGGCAGGAAATCTACCGTATTAAGGGATTTGTAGCAGTGCCCAAGAAATCTATGCGATTGGTTTTGCAAGCCGTAGGTTCGCGATTTGACTATTTCTACGATCGCCCTTGGCAACCCTCTGAATCGAGACAAACTCGTCTGGTATTTATCGGTCAAGAATTGGATGGCGTTGCGATCGAGCGCTCTGTTGCTACTGTGGCATTATGA
- a CDS encoding CGLD27 family protein produces the protein MICPVPEEQRPVNEYVALKESFFFRWATLDRFAYVKTLVAIWLAWWIVTGPVAAVSFSPGRHLGQFLGLSSMGATVGLALPLLRLLLGWVYIKDRLQSSTVLYEETGWYDGQRWPKPETDLIKERLLVTYEVQPILNKIRNTVIALASLLVLQLALWQFLD, from the coding sequence ATGATCTGTCCTGTCCCGGAGGAACAAAGACCTGTAAACGAGTATGTTGCCCTCAAGGAATCATTTTTCTTCCGCTGGGCCACCCTCGATCGCTTTGCCTACGTCAAGACTCTGGTTGCAATCTGGCTAGCCTGGTGGATAGTCACGGGGCCGGTTGCAGCAGTCAGTTTTTCTCCTGGCCGACATTTGGGACAATTCCTTGGTTTGAGCAGCATGGGGGCTACGGTGGGGTTAGCATTACCTCTGCTGCGCCTGCTTTTGGGCTGGGTATACATTAAAGATCGCCTGCAAAGCTCTACAGTTCTCTATGAGGAAACCGGATGGTATGACGGTCAACGCTGGCCAAAACCCGAAACTGACTTAATCAAGGAACGCTTGCTCGTTACCTATGAAGTCCAACCCATCCTAAATAAAATCCGCAACACTGTCATAGCTCTAGCGAGTCTTTTAGTTTTACAGCTCGCCCTTTGGCAATTTTTAGACTAG
- a CDS encoding ATP-binding cassette domain-containing protein, with protein sequence MTKKLVNVLETSQDVLQLQLVSYQNILHNCSVAIAAGSRTGIVGASGSGKTTLLRLLNRLIDPTSGKIYAWGNDIKQLPAIDLRRRIMLVAQEPTLLGMPVAEAIAYPLKLVGMPKKQIQDRLDLWLDKLQFDSKLVQRSELQLSVGQRQWVAISRALVAEPEILLLDEPTSALDRFRAGLLLDILQELTRSQPPTTVVMVNHQLDLMADWCSHLVQLHRGSPVRSQTASEVNWQAVQQDMQNMQQDMQSESNVETDEWE encoded by the coding sequence GTGACCAAAAAGTTAGTGAATGTATTGGAAACGTCCCAGGATGTGTTGCAATTGCAACTGGTGTCATACCAAAATATCCTGCATAATTGCTCTGTGGCGATCGCGGCTGGCAGCCGCACGGGGATAGTAGGAGCATCGGGGTCTGGGAAAACCACCCTTCTGCGATTGCTGAATCGCCTCATCGATCCAACCTCTGGCAAAATTTATGCCTGGGGAAATGATATTAAACAACTGCCCGCGATCGATTTGCGCCGTCGGATTATGTTAGTCGCGCAAGAACCAACCTTGCTAGGTATGCCTGTGGCTGAGGCGATCGCCTATCCCCTCAAGCTAGTCGGGATGCCCAAAAAACAAATTCAAGATCGCCTGGATCTGTGGCTGGACAAACTTCAGTTTGACTCTAAGTTAGTTCAACGCTCGGAACTGCAACTGTCGGTAGGGCAACGGCAATGGGTCGCGATCTCTCGGGCACTGGTCGCTGAGCCAGAGATCCTATTACTAGACGAACCAACTTCTGCGCTCGATCGCTTTCGAGCGGGTCTTTTGCTAGATATTTTGCAGGAATTGACTCGATCGCAACCACCAACAACAGTAGTAATGGTGAATCACCAGTTAGATCTAATGGCAGACTGGTGCAGCCATCTGGTGCAATTGCACAGAGGTAGTCCAGTCAGATCGCAAACTGCATCGGAAGTTAATTGGCAAGCAGTGCAGCAAGATATGCAGAATATGCAACAGGATATGCAATCTGAGAGCAATGTAGAGACCGACGAGTGGGAATAA
- the cobO gene encoding cob(I)yrinic acid a,c-diamide adenosyltransferase: MSEITAEQHRQKMQRRQEVQAQRLAERQLEKGLIIVHTGDGKGKTTAALGMVLRSLGHGYQVAIVQFIKGAWSPAEKAVFERWGDRITFLAMGEGFTWETQDRDRDIAHARSAWETALTFVQNPEIQLVLLDEINVAIKLGYLTATQVIAGLEQKPPNSHVILTGRGAPPELIDYADLVTEMKLVKHPFREQGVKAQAGIEF; encoded by the coding sequence ATGTCTGAAATTACAGCCGAACAACATCGCCAGAAAATGCAGCGCCGCCAGGAGGTTCAGGCGCAACGTTTGGCGGAACGCCAGCTAGAAAAAGGTTTGATTATCGTCCATACTGGTGATGGTAAGGGCAAAACTACGGCGGCACTGGGGATGGTGCTGCGATCGCTAGGCCACGGTTACCAAGTCGCGATCGTGCAGTTTATCAAAGGTGCCTGGAGTCCTGCGGAGAAAGCTGTATTCGAGCGTTGGGGCGATCGCATTACTTTTCTGGCGATGGGAGAAGGGTTTACATGGGAGACGCAGGATCGCGATCGCGATATCGCCCATGCAAGGTCAGCATGGGAAACCGCACTAACGTTCGTTCAAAATCCTGAAATCCAATTAGTGCTGCTGGATGAAATTAACGTAGCCATCAAGTTAGGCTACCTTACCGCTACCCAAGTAATTGCGGGATTAGAGCAAAAGCCTCCCAACTCCCACGTCATCTTGACTGGTAGAGGCGCGCCACCGGAGTTGATCGACTATGCCGATCTAGTCACAGAAATGAAACTAGTAAAGCATCCATTTCGCGAACAAGGGGTTAAAGCCCAAGCAGGTATCGAGTTTTAA
- a CDS encoding DUF1499 domain-containing protein, whose product MALFSFSGQRPHNLGVNANLLAPCPSTPNCVSSQSSDPKHAIEPLSYRSSPEQAFQNLKTAIQSLERTKIITESENYLYAEFTSSLMGFVDDVEFYLNKEKNVIEVRSASRLGESDLGVNRKRVETLRTILQNLEA is encoded by the coding sequence ATGGCTCTATTTTCATTTTCAGGACAACGACCCCATAATTTGGGAGTTAACGCAAATCTGCTGGCACCTTGCCCCAGTACGCCGAATTGTGTCTCTAGCCAAAGCTCCGATCCTAAGCATGCAATCGAGCCTCTAAGCTATCGCTCCTCGCCAGAGCAAGCTTTTCAGAATCTAAAAACAGCAATTCAAAGTTTGGAAAGAACCAAAATTATTACTGAAAGCGAGAATTATCTCTACGCTGAATTTACAAGCTCGCTGATGGGTTTTGTTGATGATGTTGAGTTTTATCTCAATAAAGAAAAGAATGTCATTGAAGTGCGTTCGGCTTCTCGCTTAGGAGAATCAGATCTGGGTGTCAATCGCAAACGAGTGGAGACATTGCGTACAATACTGCAAAACTTGGAAGCTTAG